A stretch of the Acidimicrobiales bacterium genome encodes the following:
- a CDS encoding TIGR03668 family PPOX class F420-dependent oxidoreductase, translating to MTGEEARRRFSEARVARLATADGSGRPHLVPIVFAIACDTVVSAVDHKPKRSTSLKRLANVAENPSVSILVDEYSEDWDRLWWARADGTARVLDPGTVEADRAVELLAGRYPQYQTRRPGGQVLAVDVRRWSGWSAVPQGDAVRSPPR from the coding sequence GTGACCGGGGAGGAGGCCCGCCGTCGGTTCTCCGAGGCGCGGGTCGCCCGGCTGGCCACCGCGGACGGTTCGGGTCGCCCGCACCTGGTGCCGATCGTGTTCGCCATCGCGTGCGACACCGTGGTCAGCGCGGTCGACCACAAGCCCAAGCGCTCGACGTCGCTGAAGCGCCTGGCAAACGTCGCGGAGAACCCGTCGGTGTCGATCCTCGTCGACGAGTACAGCGAGGACTGGGACCGGCTGTGGTGGGCCCGGGCCGACGGGACGGCCAGGGTGCTCGACCCGGGCACCGTTGAAGCCGACCGGGCGGTGGAGCTCCTCGCCGGCCGGTACCCGCAGTACCAAACGCGGCGTCCGGGCGGTCAGGTGCTGGCAGTCGACGTGCGGCGATGGTCCGGCTGGTCGGCAGTGCCGCAAGGCGACGCCGTGCGATCACCCCCCCGGTGA
- a CDS encoding LLM class F420-dependent oxidoreductase has protein sequence METGVAIFPTHYALDPAAVARLVEERGHESLFFPEHTHIPASRLSPYPGGGELPRKYAHTYDLFVAMTAAAAATSRLRIGSGICLVIERDPITTAKEVASVDVLSGGRVEFGVGAGWNREEMQNHGTDPRRRMAVLAERVEAMKAIWTHDEASYHGDHVNFDRIWSWPKPAQRPHPPVLVGGNGPTVIDRVLRFGDAWMPNYARNHILERAVELRARADRPVDLMVMGVPADARVIAEFEQAGFRRAIHWLPSAGRGPVEAALDRFEAAVAEAHGV, from the coding sequence ATGGAGACCGGCGTTGCGATCTTTCCGACTCATTACGCGCTCGACCCGGCTGCTGTGGCGCGGCTGGTGGAGGAGCGAGGGCACGAGTCGTTGTTCTTCCCCGAGCACACCCACATCCCGGCGTCGCGCCTGAGCCCCTACCCGGGCGGCGGTGAGCTGCCGCGCAAGTACGCCCACACCTACGACCTGTTCGTGGCGATGACCGCGGCGGCGGCCGCTACGAGCAGGCTTCGGATAGGCAGCGGCATCTGCCTGGTGATCGAGCGCGACCCGATCACCACCGCGAAGGAGGTGGCCAGTGTCGATGTCCTCTCCGGCGGGCGGGTCGAGTTCGGTGTCGGCGCGGGGTGGAACCGGGAGGAGATGCAGAACCACGGCACCGACCCCCGCCGGCGGATGGCGGTCCTGGCCGAGCGGGTCGAGGCGATGAAGGCGATCTGGACCCACGATGAGGCCAGCTACCACGGCGATCACGTGAACTTCGATCGGATCTGGTCCTGGCCGAAGCCGGCGCAACGCCCGCACCCGCCGGTCCTGGTCGGCGGGAACGGCCCGACGGTGATCGACCGGGTGCTCCGCTTCGGCGACGCATGGATGCCCAACTACGCGCGCAACCACATCCTCGAGCGCGCCGTGGAGCTCAGAGCACGCGCGGACCGTCCGGTCGACCTGATGGTGATGGGCGTGCCCGCGGACGCCCGGGTCATCGCCGAGTTCGAGCAGGCCGGGTTCCGCCGGGCGATCCACTGGTTGCCGTCCGCCGGTCGCGGGCCCGTCGAGGCAGCGCTGGACAGGTTCGAAGCCGCTGTCGCTGAGGCGCACGGGGTGTGA